Proteins co-encoded in one Listeria ivanovii subsp. ivanovii genomic window:
- the ffh gene encoding signal recognition particle protein, producing the protein MAFEGLAGRLQETMNKIRGKGKVNEADVKEMMREVRLALLEADVNFKVVKQFIKTVSERAVGVDVMKSLTPGQQVIKIVQEELTNLMGGEESKIGTADRPPTVIMMVGLQGAGKTTTSGKLANLLRKKYNRKPLLVAADIYRPAAIKQLETLGKQLDMPVFSLGDQVSPVEIAKQAIEKAKEDHLDYVIIDTAGRLHIDETLMDELKQVKEIASPTEILLVVDSMTGQDAVNVAESFNEQLEITGVVLTKLDGDTRGGAALSIRSVTGKPIKFIATGEKMEALETFHPDRMASRILGMGDVLSLIEKAQTDVDTEKMKAMEQKMKDNSMTLDDFLEQLQQVKQMGPLDELLKMMPGAGKMKGLDNMQVDDKQLGHIEAIIKSMTKNEKDNPDIINASRRKRIARGSGRPIQEINRLLKQFTEMKKMMKQMTGGGKGKKGKNPFGNFKMPF; encoded by the coding sequence ATGGCATTTGAAGGACTAGCTGGAAGACTCCAAGAAACAATGAACAAAATTCGCGGCAAAGGAAAAGTAAACGAAGCCGATGTAAAAGAAATGATGCGTGAAGTACGCCTCGCTTTACTAGAAGCCGATGTTAACTTTAAAGTCGTGAAACAATTTATCAAAACCGTTAGTGAAAGAGCAGTTGGCGTTGATGTAATGAAGAGTTTAACACCAGGTCAACAAGTCATTAAAATCGTTCAAGAAGAACTAACTAACCTTATGGGCGGAGAGGAAAGCAAAATTGGTACAGCTGATCGTCCACCAACTGTTATTATGATGGTCGGTTTGCAAGGAGCTGGTAAAACAACCACTTCCGGCAAACTAGCCAATTTATTACGCAAAAAATATAATCGTAAACCACTACTTGTTGCGGCAGATATTTATCGTCCAGCAGCAATTAAACAATTAGAAACACTCGGTAAACAATTAGATATGCCTGTATTTTCTTTAGGCGATCAAGTAAGTCCAGTAGAAATTGCCAAACAAGCAATTGAAAAAGCAAAAGAAGATCATTTAGATTACGTCATCATTGATACTGCCGGACGTTTGCATATTGATGAAACACTAATGGATGAACTAAAACAAGTCAAAGAAATCGCAAGTCCAACCGAAATCTTACTCGTAGTCGATTCGATGACTGGTCAAGATGCTGTTAATGTGGCTGAAAGTTTTAATGAACAATTAGAAATCACTGGTGTCGTTTTAACTAAGCTAGACGGCGATACTCGTGGTGGGGCAGCACTTTCAATTCGTTCCGTAACCGGTAAACCAATCAAATTTATCGCAACGGGAGAAAAAATGGAAGCTCTCGAAACTTTCCATCCAGACCGTATGGCATCTAGAATTCTCGGCATGGGAGATGTGCTTTCTCTTATCGAAAAAGCGCAAACCGATGTAGATACAGAGAAAATGAAAGCCATGGAACAAAAAATGAAAGATAACAGCATGACGCTGGATGACTTTTTAGAACAATTACAACAAGTAAAACAAATGGGACCGCTTGACGAACTGCTTAAAATGATGCCAGGCGCTGGAAAAATGAAAGGCCTCGATAACATGCAAGTAGATGATAAACAACTTGGTCACATCGAAGCAATTATCAAGTCAATGACCAAAAATGAAAAAGATAATCCAGATATTATTAATGCTAGTAGAAGAAAGCGAATTGCTCGAGGAAGTGGTCGTCCAATTCAAGAAATCAACCGCCTCTTAAAACAATTTACAGAAATGAAAAAAATGATGAAACAAATGACTGGCGGCGGCAAAGGTAAAAAGGGTAAAAATCCATTCGGTAATTTCAAAATGCCGTTTTAA
- a CDS encoding putative DNA-binding protein — MFEKTNRMNLLFDFYQELLTAKQKAYVSFYYLDDYSLGEIAEEFEVSRQAIYDNIKRTEESLEKYEEKLGMLKKYQQREKLFGELEAQLKKKNYLDEQVNKTLEQLKNID, encoded by the coding sequence TTGTTTGAGAAGACAAACCGAATGAATTTATTATTTGATTTTTATCAAGAATTACTAACAGCAAAGCAAAAAGCGTATGTTTCTTTTTATTACTTGGACGATTACTCACTCGGTGAAATTGCCGAAGAATTTGAAGTGAGCAGACAAGCCATTTATGATAATATTAAAAGAACCGAAGAAAGCTTAGAGAAATACGAAGAAAAATTAGGAATGTTAAAAAAATATCAACAACGTGAAAAGCTTTTCGGAGAGTTAGAAGCACAATTAAAAAAGAAGAATTATCTGGACGAGCAAGTAAACAAAACGCTTGAACAGCTTAAAAATATCGATTAG